The proteins below come from a single Zea mays cultivar B73 chromosome 8, Zm-B73-REFERENCE-NAM-5.0, whole genome shotgun sequence genomic window:
- the LOC103637374 gene encoding uncharacterized protein yields the protein MISSSSNAVAVLELQQSSFGTVAPTMAWSLARTTSVGRRARYLSTAHVPTTGKREQKGLFDTIFGALYREEQMLETNPILNKVGSKSKPPVVIAASAPKKVAEESGSGGLSLGGFFSRPKKG from the coding sequence ATGATATCGTCGTCATCGAACGCGGTAGCGGTGCTGGAGCTGCAGCAGTCCAGCTTCGGCACGGTCGCGCCAACTATGGCATGGTCGTTGGCTAGGACGACGAGCGTGGGCCGCCGTGCACGCTATCTCTCCACGGCGCACGTCCCTACGACGGGGAAGCGGGAGCAGAAGGGCCTTTTCGACACCATCTTCGGCGCGTTGTACAGGGAGGAGCAGATGCTGGAGACAAACCCCATCCTGAATAAGGTGGGGAGCAAGAGCAAGCCCCCCGTTGTCATCGCTGCTTCGGCGCCCAAGAAAGTCGCCGAAGAGAGCGGTAGTGGCGGGCTCAGCCTGGGCGGGTTCTTCTCCAGGCCCAAGAAAGGGTGA
- the LOC103637373 gene encoding uncharacterized protein — MPAARNRSVLSQGSQSYKSVKVAAKRLEKAALSYKGDERVQLLRRWLVVLKETQRATTVVREPQLGDNPDQTAPLLDLYIDYDSGAEPMNFFHVFLYSQALECVVLSLIREAPTEEEVSLVSEVFGMCLSGGKDVHNALLSSVKDLARLFSSYSDEVLAKRDELLQFAQGAISGQKINADIARFCLFCWAVEGVCSSIFVCPCLHALKTKASFFLIPD, encoded by the exons ATGCCAGCCGCCAGGAACCGCTCGGTTCTCTCGCAGGGGAGCCAGAGTTACAAGAGCGTGAAGGTGGCAGCGAAGAGGCTGGAAAAGGCAGCGCTCTCCTACAAAGGGGACGAACGGGTGCAGCTGTTGCGCCGGTGGCTCGTCGTGCTCAAGGAGACCCAGCGCGCGACCACGGTGGTTCGGGAGCCGCAACTTGGGGACAATCCGGACCAGACTGCGCCCCTGCTG GATTTGTACATCGATTACGACAGCGGTGCGGAGCCGATGAACTTTTTCCATGTCTTCCTCTACAGTCAAGCCCTCGAGTGTGTTGTTCTCTCCTTG ATTAGGGAAGCCCCAACTGAGGAAGAAGTTTCACTGGTCTCAGAAGTTTTTGG AATGTGCCTTTCGGGAGGGAAGGATGTGCACAATGCACTCTTAAGTAGTGTAAAGGACCTGGCAAGGTTATTCTCAAGTTATAGTGACGAAGTGTTG GCAAAACGTGACGAGCTGCTTCAGTTTGCTCAGGGTGCGATCTCAGGGCAAAAGATAAATGCTGACATTGCAAGGTTCTGTCTTTTCTGTTGGGCAGTTGAAGGTGTTTGTAGTTCCATTTTTGTGTGTCCATGTTTACATGCTTTAAAAACTAAAGCCTCTTTTTTCTTGATTCCAGATTAG